Proteins encoded in a region of the Limanda limanda chromosome 17, fLimLim1.1, whole genome shotgun sequence genome:
- the LOC133023515 gene encoding probable ATP-dependent RNA helicase DDX17 isoform X2, giving the protein MRGSNGDRDRDRGRDRGPRFGSSRGGPTPGKKFGNPGERLRKKKWDLEELPKFEKNFYNEHPEVQRMTQYDLEEYRRKKEITIRGSGCPRPVSTFHQAHFPQYVMDVLMQQNFKEPTAIQAQGFPLALSGRDMVGIAQTGSGKTLSYLLPAIVHINHQPYLERGDGPICLVLAPTRELAQQVQQVAHDYGKSSRIKTTCVYGGAPKGPQIRDLERGVEICIATPGRLIDFLEAGKTNLRRCTYLALDEADRMLDMGFEPQIRKIVDQIRPDRQTLMWSATWPKEVRQLAEDFLKDYVQINVGALELSANHNILQIVDVCMENEKDQKLIQLMEEIMAEKENKTIIFVETKKRCDDLTRRMRRDGWPAMCIHGDKSQPERDWVLTEFRSGKAPILIATDVASRGLDVEDVKFVINYDYPNSSEDYIHRIGRTARSTNKGTAYTFFTPGNLRQARELLRVLEEARQAINPKLLQMVDTGRGGGGGRLRLRCTSNSNNPNLMYQDECERRMRSVSGGGGGSSKESRSSSNYSRDNRDSRGGSGRDRDRSSSSSSSSYRDRSSRDGGRSSSSNSHDQYQNNTSSSRNATGSGESPTASSAPQPLMAQQFNPPQPMMGLMGHSPFQFAPPPPPPPSGRK; this is encoded by the exons ATGAGAGGCTCGAACGGGGACAGAGACCGAGACCGCGGCCGGGACAGGGG CCCTCGTTTCGGGTCCAGCAGAGGTGGTCCAACGCCGGGGAAGAAGTTTGGGAACCCCGGGGAGCGTCTACGAAAGAAGAAGTGGGACCTGGAGGAGCTTCCCAAATTTGAGAAGAACTTCTACAATGAGCACCCTGAAGTGCAGCGAATGACCCAG TATGATCTTGAGGAGTATCGCAGGAAGAAAGAAATCACCATTCGAGGTTCAGGCTGCCCGAGGCCGGTCTCCACCTTCCACCAGGCACACTTCCCCC AGTACGTAATGGATGTGCTGATGCAGCAGAACTTCAAGGAACCCACAGCCATTCAGGCACAAGGTTTCCCACTGGCCCTTAGTGGGAGAGACATGGTGGGCATTGCTCAGACTGGCTCTGGGAAGACCTTATCG taTCTTCTGCCTGCAATTGTTCACATCAACCATCAGCCCTACTTGGAGCGAGGAGATGGGCCCATT TGTTTGGTTCTGGCCCCCACAAGAGAACTGGCACAGCAGGTCCAGCAGGTGGCACATGACTATGGAAAGTCCTCCCGCATCAAAACCACTTGTGTGTATGGGGGTGCTCCTAAGGGACCGCAAATCCGAGACctggagagag GTGTTGAGATCTGCATCGCTACTCCAGGTCGTTTGATCGACTTCCTTGAGGCTGGAAAGACCAATCTGAGGCGCTGCACGTATCTAGCTCTGGATGAAGCTGACCGCATGCTGGACATGGGCTTTGAACCACAGATCCGCAAAATTGTGGATCAGATTCGG CCGGACAGACAGACCCTCATGTGGAGTGCTACCTGGCCCAAAGAGGTTCGCCAGCTGGCAGAGGACTTCCTGAAAGACTATGTCCAGATTAACGTTGGAGCGCTGGAGCTCAGCGCCAACCACAACATCCTGCAGATAGTTGATGTCTGTATGGAGAATGAGAAGGACCAGAA gTTGATCCAACTGATGGAGGAGATCATGGCTGAGAAAGAGAACAAGACCATCATATTTGTGGAGACCAAGAAGAGATGTGATGACCTCACACGCAGGATGAGACGTGATGG GTGGCCAGCGATGTGTATTCATGGCGACAAGAGCCAGCCAGAGAGAGACTGGGTGTTGACAG AGTTTCGTAGCGGCAAAGCTCCCATCCTCATCGCTACTGATGTGGCCTCACGTGGTTTGG ATGTGGAGGATGTCAAGTTTGTCATCAATTACGATTATCCCAACTCATCGGAGGACTACATCCATCGCATCGGCCGTACAGCCCGCAGCACCAACAAGGGCACAGCCTACACCTTCTTCACTCCAGGGAACCTCCGCCAGGCCCGAGAGCTGCTCCGGGTGCTGGAGGAGGCCCGACAGGCCATCAACCCCAAACTACTGCAGATGGTGGACACtggacgtggaggaggag GTGGCCGTCTCCGTCTCCGTTGCACGTCAAATTCTAACAATCCCAACCTGATGTACCAGGACGAGTGTGAGCGGAGAATGCGTTCTGTAagtggcggcggcggtggcaGCTCCAAGGAAagtcgcagcagcagcaactaCAGTCGCGACAATCGAGACAGTCGTGGTGGAAGCGGTCGGGACCGGGAccgctcttcttcctcctcctcctcctcatacagAGATCGCAGCAGCAGGGACGGAGGAcgcagctccagctccaactCACATGACCAGTACCAGAacaacaccagcagctccaggaaCGCCACTGGCTCAGGGGAGAGCCCCACGGCATCATCAGCTCCCCAGCCTCTGATGGCCCAGCAGTTCAACCCCCCCCAGCCCATGATGGGCCTGATGGGGCACTCGCCATTCCAGtttgctcctccacctccccctcctccatcaGGTAGAAAGTAA
- the LOC133023512 gene encoding ADP-ribosylation factor-binding protein GGA1-like, translating into MAAPPDAESLESRINTATNPLNKDTDWSSIQAFCDQVNNDSKGPQLATRLLAHKVQSPQEWEAMQALLVLETCMKSCGKRFHSEVGKFRFLNELIKVVSPKYLGSRSPEPVKNKVLELIYSWTLGLPDEGKITDAYQMLKKQGIIKQDPELPPDKLLNLPPPRPKNPIFEDEEKSKTLARLLNSSHPDDLKAANNLIKEMVQEDQKRAEKVSKRVNAIQEVKESGALLTQLLQDYDSTASDPSNAELVQDLYQRCEKMRPTLFRLASDTEDNDEALAEILQANDSLTQVINLYKQQVKGEIVNGNNTLNIQKQTALLDLSGLDTSPQSPPSFPEFPTPTDSFTAPTQEMGMSLLDDELMSLGLSEGTHTSNPPEDSTAWDSFQSSDSIEADIPSAPSLLLSPDPPSHPQPLSSGSTPVNSALDELDMLGKTLMQQSLPPEGLQVKWDKHQLKPTLRDLQSKSGPNILPTPIPVFSSEHPAPLLNSPILGTTLLDLLPTQTETPPAEITLTDVFVPLESIKPSSLLPVTVFDKHSLRVLCHFARDSPPSRPDVLVVIISMLSSAPAPVTDINLETTAPKSMAVKLQPPSGTELPAFNPILPPAAVTQILLLANPNKEKVQLQYRLTFSLGEQQHSESGSLEHFPSPDTWGNL; encoded by the exons ATGGCTGCTCCTCCCGACGCGGAATCGCTGGAGTCTCGGATCA ACACAGCTACCAACCCGCTCAACAAGGACACAGACTGGAGCAGCATCCAGGCCTTCTGTGATCAGGTCAACAATGACTCAAAGGG ACCCCAGCTGGCCACCAGGCTCCTGGCCCACAAGGTCCAGTCTCCACAGGAGTGGGAGGCCATGCAGGCTCTGCTG GTTCTggaaacatgtatgaaaagttGTGGGAAAAGGTTTCACAGTGAAGTCGGCAAGTTCCGTTTTCTGAATGAACTCATCAAAGTAGTTTCTCCAAAG TACCTGGGCTCACGGTCACCAGAGCCAGTGAAAAACAAGGTTCTGGAGTTAATCTACAGCTGGACTTTAGGGTTACCTGACGAGGGAAAGATCACAGACGCTTATCAGATGCTGAAGAAACAAG GTATAATTAAACAAGACCCAGAGCTTCCACCTGACAAACTACTGAACCTTCCTCCACCCAGACCCAAGAACCCCATttttgaggatgaggagaagtcAAAA ACGCTGGCTCGTCTGTTGAATAGTTCACATCCTGACGACTTGAAAGCCGCCAACAATCTTATCAAGGAAATGGTCCAGGAG GATCAGAAGCGAGCAGAGAAGGTGTCGAAGCGAGTCAACGCCAttcaggaggtgaaggagagcgGCGCTCTGCTGACTCAGCTCCTGCAGGACTACGACAGCACAGCGAGCGATCCGAGCAACGCTGAACTCGTACAG GACCTGTACCAGCGCTGTGAGAAGATGAGGCCGACACTGTTCAGACTGGCGAGCGACACAGAGGACAACGACGAGGCTCTGG cggAGATCCTCCAGGCCAACGACAGTCTGACTCAGGTCATCAACCTCTACAAACAGCAGGTGAAGGGGGAGATAGTAAATGGCAACAACACATTAAACATTCAGAAGCAAACAG CCCTGCTCGATCTGTCAGGATTGGACACGTCGCCCCAGTCGCCTCCTTCCTTCCCGGAGTTTCCCACTCCGACAGACAGCTTCACCGCCCCCACACAGGAGATGGGGATGAGTCTCCTTGACGACGAGCTCATGTCCCTCG GTTTAAGTGAAGGAACACACACCTCCAACCCTCCCGAGGACTCCACAGCCTGGGACTCCTTCCAG tCTTCTGACAGCATAGAGGCCGACATCCCTTCAGCACCAAGTCTCCTCCTGAGTCCggaccccccctcccaccctcaGCCCCTGTCATCTGGCTCCACCCCGGTTAACTCTGCCCTGGACGAGCTGGACATGCTGGGGAAGACGCTGATGCAGCAGTCCCTGCCTCCAGAGGGGCTGCAGGTCAAATG GGACAAGCACCAATTAAAACCAACACTAAGAGACCTCCAGAGCAAGTCCGGGCCCAACATCCTCCCAACCCCAATCCCAGTGTTCTCTTCCGAACATCCTGCACCGCTCCTCAACTCCCCCATCCTGGGAACGACGTTGCTGGATCTTCTACCAACTCAAACAGAGACGCCTCCTGCTGAAATCACCCTGACTGATGTTTTTGTACCATTAGAATCCATTAAGCCCA GTAGTCTGTTACCTGTGACCGTGTTTGACAAACACAGTCTGCGGGTTCTCTGTCATTTCGCCCGTGACTCGCCTCCATCTCGACCTGATGTGCTGGTGGTGATCATCTCCATGCTGTCCTCGGCCCCCGCCCCCGTCACCGATATAAACCTGGAGACGACCGCTCCAAAG TCTATGGCAGTGAAGCTGCAGCCTCCATCAGGAACTGAGCTCCCGGCTTTCAACCCCatccttcctcctgcagccgtCACACAGATCCTGCTGCTGGCAAACCCAAACAAG gagAAAGTGCAGCTCCAGTACAGATTGACCTTCAGCTtgggagagcagcagcacagcgaGAGCGGCAGTCTAGAACACTTTCCTTCTCCGGACACGTGGGGGAACCTATAG
- the LOC133023525 gene encoding transmembrane protein 184B-like: MSQLWQRDIPLSERLGNDSPVGLAPGSPATVAPQGSNSSLVPVAPVVTPEQTFFLMTATAQTVSGFFVWTALLITCHQIYMHLRYYSSPNEQRHIVRILFIVPIYAFDSWLSLLFFTNEEYYVYFDTVRDCYEAFVIYNFLSLCYEYLGGESAIMAEIRGKPIESSCMYGTCCLWGKTYSIGFLRFCKQATLQFCVVKPLVAVITVILQAFGKYKDGDFNVASGYLYVTIIYNISVSLSLYALFLFYFATRELLVPYNPVLKFFMVKSVIFLSFWQGMLLAILEKCGAIPQINSADFSVGEGTVAAGYQNFIICIEMFFAAVALRHAFTYKVYMDKRLDSYGRCAPMKSISSSLKETMNPGDMVQDAIHNFSPAYQQYTQQSTLERGGGPALSRSHSNLSTRADNEKTLLLSSDDEF, translated from the exons ATGAGTCAGCTCTGGCAGCGGGACATACCCCTGTCCGAGAGGTTGGGGAATGACTCTCCCGTCGGCCTCGCCCCGGGGTCGCCCGCCACTGTGGCCCCACAAGGATCCAACTCCTCTTTGGTACCGGTGGCCCCAGTCGTCACACCAGAACAGACATTTTTCCTCATGACCGCCACTGCCCAAACTGTATCAGGCTTTTTTGTTTGGACGGCTCTTCTCATCACATGTCATCAG ATCTACATGCACCTACGTTACTACAGCTCTCCAAATGAACAGAGGCACATCGTGAGAATCCTGTTCATTGTCCCCATCTACGCCTTCGACTCCTGGCTCAGCCTTCTGTTCTTCACCAATGAGGAGTACTACGTTTACTTTGACACGGTGCGAGACTGCTACGAAG CCTTTGTCATCTACAACTTCCTGAGTCTGTGTTATGAGTATCTGGGAGGAGAGAGTGCCATCATGGCTGAGATCAGAGGGAAACCTATTGA GTCGAGCTGTATGTATGGGACCTGTTGTCTGTGGGGAAAGACCTACTCCATCGGTTTCCTCAGGTTCTGCAAACAG GCCACTCTCCAGTTCTGTGTGGTGAAACCTCTGGTGGCGGTGATCACTGTCATTCTTCAAGCCTTTGGGAAATACAAAGATGGAGACTTCAA tgtgGCTAGCGGCTACCTGTATGTGACCATCATCTACAACATCTCCGTCAGCCTGTCGCTCTacgctctcttcctcttctacttTGCCACACGTGAACTTCTGGTCCCGTACAACCCCGTGCTCAAGTTCTTCATGGTCAAGTCTGtcatctttctttccttttggcAAG GGATGCTGCTGGCCATCCTGGAGAAGTGCGGCGCCATCCCTCAGATCAACTCTGCCGACTTTTCAGTGGgcgagggaacggttgctgctggtTACCAAAACTTCATCATCTGTATCGAGATGTTCTTTGCTGCTGTGGCTCTGCGCCATGCCTTCACTTACAAAGTCTACATGGATAAAAGACTGGACTCATATG GTCGCTGTGCCCCAATGAAGAGCATCTCCAGCAGCCTGAAGGAAACCATGAATCCAGGCGACATGGTACAGGACGCCATCCACAACTTCTCTCCAGCTTATCAACAGTACACCCAGCAGTCCACGCTGGAGCGAGGTGGGGGGCCAGCCCTCTCCCGCAGCCACAGTAACCTCAGCACCCGGGCGGATAATGAAAAGACCCTGCTGCTCAGCTCAGATGACGAGTTTtag
- the LOC133023515 gene encoding probable ATP-dependent RNA helicase DDX17 isoform X1: MRGSNGDRDRDRGRDRGSPRFGSSRGGPTPGKKFGNPGERLRKKKWDLEELPKFEKNFYNEHPEVQRMTQYDLEEYRRKKEITIRGSGCPRPVSTFHQAHFPQYVMDVLMQQNFKEPTAIQAQGFPLALSGRDMVGIAQTGSGKTLSYLLPAIVHINHQPYLERGDGPICLVLAPTRELAQQVQQVAHDYGKSSRIKTTCVYGGAPKGPQIRDLERGVEICIATPGRLIDFLEAGKTNLRRCTYLALDEADRMLDMGFEPQIRKIVDQIRPDRQTLMWSATWPKEVRQLAEDFLKDYVQINVGALELSANHNILQIVDVCMENEKDQKLIQLMEEIMAEKENKTIIFVETKKRCDDLTRRMRRDGWPAMCIHGDKSQPERDWVLTEFRSGKAPILIATDVASRGLDVEDVKFVINYDYPNSSEDYIHRIGRTARSTNKGTAYTFFTPGNLRQARELLRVLEEARQAINPKLLQMVDTGRGGGGGRLRLRCTSNSNNPNLMYQDECERRMRSVSGGGGGSSKESRSSSNYSRDNRDSRGGSGRDRDRSSSSSSSSYRDRSSRDGGRSSSSNSHDQYQNNTSSSRNATGSGESPTASSAPQPLMAQQFNPPQPMMGLMGHSPFQFAPPPPPPPSGRK; encoded by the exons ATGAGAGGCTCGAACGGGGACAGAGACCGAGACCGCGGCCGGGACAGGGG CAGCCCTCGTTTCGGGTCCAGCAGAGGTGGTCCAACGCCGGGGAAGAAGTTTGGGAACCCCGGGGAGCGTCTACGAAAGAAGAAGTGGGACCTGGAGGAGCTTCCCAAATTTGAGAAGAACTTCTACAATGAGCACCCTGAAGTGCAGCGAATGACCCAG TATGATCTTGAGGAGTATCGCAGGAAGAAAGAAATCACCATTCGAGGTTCAGGCTGCCCGAGGCCGGTCTCCACCTTCCACCAGGCACACTTCCCCC AGTACGTAATGGATGTGCTGATGCAGCAGAACTTCAAGGAACCCACAGCCATTCAGGCACAAGGTTTCCCACTGGCCCTTAGTGGGAGAGACATGGTGGGCATTGCTCAGACTGGCTCTGGGAAGACCTTATCG taTCTTCTGCCTGCAATTGTTCACATCAACCATCAGCCCTACTTGGAGCGAGGAGATGGGCCCATT TGTTTGGTTCTGGCCCCCACAAGAGAACTGGCACAGCAGGTCCAGCAGGTGGCACATGACTATGGAAAGTCCTCCCGCATCAAAACCACTTGTGTGTATGGGGGTGCTCCTAAGGGACCGCAAATCCGAGACctggagagag GTGTTGAGATCTGCATCGCTACTCCAGGTCGTTTGATCGACTTCCTTGAGGCTGGAAAGACCAATCTGAGGCGCTGCACGTATCTAGCTCTGGATGAAGCTGACCGCATGCTGGACATGGGCTTTGAACCACAGATCCGCAAAATTGTGGATCAGATTCGG CCGGACAGACAGACCCTCATGTGGAGTGCTACCTGGCCCAAAGAGGTTCGCCAGCTGGCAGAGGACTTCCTGAAAGACTATGTCCAGATTAACGTTGGAGCGCTGGAGCTCAGCGCCAACCACAACATCCTGCAGATAGTTGATGTCTGTATGGAGAATGAGAAGGACCAGAA gTTGATCCAACTGATGGAGGAGATCATGGCTGAGAAAGAGAACAAGACCATCATATTTGTGGAGACCAAGAAGAGATGTGATGACCTCACACGCAGGATGAGACGTGATGG GTGGCCAGCGATGTGTATTCATGGCGACAAGAGCCAGCCAGAGAGAGACTGGGTGTTGACAG AGTTTCGTAGCGGCAAAGCTCCCATCCTCATCGCTACTGATGTGGCCTCACGTGGTTTGG ATGTGGAGGATGTCAAGTTTGTCATCAATTACGATTATCCCAACTCATCGGAGGACTACATCCATCGCATCGGCCGTACAGCCCGCAGCACCAACAAGGGCACAGCCTACACCTTCTTCACTCCAGGGAACCTCCGCCAGGCCCGAGAGCTGCTCCGGGTGCTGGAGGAGGCCCGACAGGCCATCAACCCCAAACTACTGCAGATGGTGGACACtggacgtggaggaggag GTGGCCGTCTCCGTCTCCGTTGCACGTCAAATTCTAACAATCCCAACCTGATGTACCAGGACGAGTGTGAGCGGAGAATGCGTTCTGTAagtggcggcggcggtggcaGCTCCAAGGAAagtcgcagcagcagcaactaCAGTCGCGACAATCGAGACAGTCGTGGTGGAAGCGGTCGGGACCGGGAccgctcttcttcctcctcctcctcctcatacagAGATCGCAGCAGCAGGGACGGAGGAcgcagctccagctccaactCACATGACCAGTACCAGAacaacaccagcagctccaggaaCGCCACTGGCTCAGGGGAGAGCCCCACGGCATCATCAGCTCCCCAGCCTCTGATGGCCCAGCAGTTCAACCCCCCCCAGCCCATGATGGGCCTGATGGGGCACTCGCCATTCCAGtttgctcctccacctccccctcctccatcaGGTAGAAAGTAA
- the polr2f gene encoding DNA-directed RNA polymerases I, II, and III subunit RPABC2, with translation MSDNEDNFDDGDFDDAEEDEGLDDLENPEDEDREHVQILPAGDGHLANLKRITTPYMTKYERARVLGTRALQIAMCAPVMVELEGETDPLQIAMKELKCRKIPIIIRRYLPDGSYEDWGCDELIITD, from the exons ATGTCCGACAACGAAGACAA CTTCGATGATGGAGACTTCGATGACGCCGAAGAGGACGAGGGGTTAGATGATCTGGAAAACCCGGAAGAC GAGGACCGGGAGCATGTGCAGATCTTGCCGGCCGGAGACGGACACCTGGCGAACCTGAAGAGGATCACGACACCGTACATGACCAAGTACGAGAGGGCCCGAGTGCTGGGGACACGGGCGCTTCAGATCGC GATGTGCGCTCCAGTCAtggtggagctggagggagAAACCGACCCCTTGCAAATTGCCATGAAAGAACTAAA ATGCAGAAAGATTCCCATCATCATCCGCAGGTATCTTCCTGACGGGAGTTACGAGGACTGGGGCTGTGACGAGCTCATTATAACAGATTAA
- the LOC133023506 gene encoding MICAL-like protein 1 codes for MSELIPSPRTLLDWCRVTCTSYPSVDISNMSTSFRDGLAFCAIIHKHRPDLIDFRSLSKHDVYLNHKLAFQVAETKLGIPALLDPKELVSTRVPDCLSIISYLSYFYCVFNRNTQAGSSGSRSSLVFNKSKTPDGLKPLKSLTHLETDRLSTRPRTVCNLCFKPVHLIQRHLIDGKVFHRSCFRCKLCHSTLLPESYTQGSDAVSFICSDHFTDSKNTHVDLKQKSGSAEDRPRRALQSGYVSLCGLAVSSVPYYTETTESQDRPVWEAAEAKERSSLVECKDNRDSAAGLKNMLKTPAPPHLPPPHPPPPRPPPPSDGSVAGAGKDEAAPIQTDGETQQEATETHQPSERSSPCVRVTEGSGWQVPAPREKSDSSVVPVPAPRTKTSQTTTSSTLKPSHPWMTIIHPGPWTQLPPAPPPVPTPRTKSVFKRQGPWYGSKVTPPNPFEEYMKEEEAPKPEPSVEVLLSEGQGSLVKIIGATEVIVLSDENTKSDVNPLDEDIPAETPDYNEAQPGGASVEMSSEPAANSGQITSTHVGENGETGVSLPDVTEAAAWPHVAPDEGQSPVLPRSLSVPVITSVHSQGSSLPAGLGSESASGWQSKPACRENPFDRNPTMIKSKTFQALPSQRAPAPGHGFPLIKRKVQSDQHVSTEALQTEMTEVEKRLEALQHRGVELEKNLRDCQNDKEEERMLMEWFSLLHEKQALVRRDTELLYLTKQQKLEERQADVEYELRCILNRPETDWSQEDRGREQRLMDELVAIIEQRNQIISSLDVDRQREREEDELSEDKKKNKALQSDELKELKDLKKSKGKFKPTNVFKMLNHKAESIKGSTDKKS; via the exons ATGTCTGAGCTCATCCCGTCACCCAGGACTCTGCTGGACTGGTGCAGAGTCACGTGCACCAGTTACCCCTCCGTGGACATAAGCAACATGTCCACCTCGTTCAGAGATGGACTCGCTTTCTGTGCCATCATCCACAAGCACAGACCGGACCTGAT AGATTTCCGCTCCCTCTCCAAACATGATGTTTATCTCAATCACAAACTG GCGTTTCAAGTTGCAGAAACAAAGCTGGGCATCCCTGCGCTGCTGGACCCAAAAGAACTGGTTTCCACCCGGGTCCCTGATTGTCTGAGCATCATCTCGTACCTTTCATACTTCTACTGCGTCTTCAACAGGAACACTCAGG CAGGTTCCTCTGGTTCGAGATCATCGCTCGTCttcaacaagagtaaaactCCTGATGGTCTTAAACCCCTGAAG AGCTTGACTCATCTGGAAACCGATCGGTTATCCACGAGGCCTCGGACGGTGTGTAATCTGTGTTTCAAGCCCGTCCACCTCATCCAGAGACATCTGATCGACGGGAAGGTTTTTCACCGCAGCTGTTTCAG GTGCAAACTGTGCCACAGCACTCTCTTACCAGAGTCGTACACACAGGGCAGTGACGCTGTCTCCTTCATCTGCAGCGACCATTTCACAGACAGTAAAAACACTCATGTTGACCTCAAACAGAAAAGTGGATCTGCTGAAGACCGTCCCAGGCGTGCCCTTCAGTCAggctatgtgtctctgtgtggattGGCTGTCTCCAGCGTCCCTTATTACACTGAGACAACAGAGTCACAGGACAGACCGGTTtgggaagcagcagaggccaAGGAGAGGAGCAGCCTGGTGGAATGCAAAGATAACAGAGACTCAGCTGCTGGACTGAAGAACATGTTGAAGACGCCAGcacctcctcatcttcctccacctcatcctcctccacctcgtcctcctccaccaAGTGACGGGTCGGTCGCAGGGGCTGGAAAAGATGAAGCTGCACCTATTCAGACAGATGGCGAGACTCAACAAGAAGCCACAGAGACTCACCAGCCGTCTGAGCGCTCCTCGCCGTGTGTACGAGTGACGGAAGGAAGCGGTTGGCAGGTTCCAGCACCGAGAGAAAAGTCCGACTCATCCGTGGTCCCTGTTCCTGCACCGAGGACCAAAACCTCCCAGACCACAACCAGCTCTACATTGAAACCCAGCCATCCGTGGATGACCATCATTCACCCAGGACCCTGGACCCAGCTgcctcctgctccccccccgGTGCCCACTCCTCGGACCAAGTCTGTGTTTAAACGGCAGGGTCCCTGGTACGGATCCAAAGTGACACCCCCCAATCCATTTGAAGAGtacatgaaggaggaggaggctccgAAACCTGAGCCCTCGGTGGAGGTGCTCCTTTCAGAGGGTCAGGGCAGTTTGGTAAAGATCATCGGAGCCACAGAGGTGATTGTTCTATCTGATGAAAATACTAAATCAGATGTAAACCCGCTGGATGAAGACATTCCAGCTGAGACACCAGATTACAACGAGGCTCAACCAGGGGGAGCGAGTGTGGAGATGTCCAGTGAACCAGCTGCAAACTCAGGTCAAATCACTTCCACACATGTGGGAGAAAATGGAGAGACGGGTGTTTCCCTCCCAGATGTGACCGAAGCAGCTGCATGGCCACATGTTGCACCAGATGAGGGCCAGAGTCCCGTTTTACCCAGAAGCCTCTCTGTTCCCGTCATCACGTCGGTCCACTCTCAAGGTTCCTCGCTGCCGGCCGGTCTAGGGAGTGAATCGGCCTCAGGCTGGCAAAGTAAG CCGGCCTGCAGAGAAAATCCTTTTGATCGAAATCCCACGATGATCAAATCGAAGACTTTCCAGGCGCTGCCGTCTCAAAGGGCGCCGGCTCCTGGACACGGCTTCCCTCTCATCAAGAGGAAG GTGCAGTCGGATCAACATGTTTCTACAGAAGCGCTGCAGACTGAGATGACAGAGGTGGAGAAACGTCTGGAggctctgcagcacagaggagtggagctggagaagaatCTGAGAGACTGCCAGAACG ATAAAGAGGAGGAACGAATGCTGATGGAGTGGTTCTCTCTGCTCCATGAGAAACAAGCTCTGGTGCGCAGAGATACCGAGCTGCTTTATCT GACAAAGCAGCAGAAGTTAGAGGAGAGACAGGCGGATGTGGAGTATGAGCTCAGATGCATCCTGAATAGACCTG AGACGGACTGGAGTCAGGAGGACCGGGGGCGAGAACAGCGGCTAATGGACGAGCTGGTAGCCATCATCGAGCAGAGGAACCAGATCATCAGCAGCTTGGATGTGGACAGGCAGAG ggaaagagaagaagatgaaCTTTCtgaggacaagaagaagaacaaag CGCTCCAGAGTGACgagctgaaggagctgaaggaTCTGAAGAAGTCAAAAGGAAAGTTCAAGCCCACAAATGTGTTTAAGATGCTCAACCATAAAGCAGAAAGCATCAAGGGCTCCACGGACAAAAAGAGCTGA